Proteins from a genomic interval of Flammeovirgaceae bacterium SG7u.111:
- a CDS encoding heavy metal translocating P-type ATPase metal-binding domain-containing protein: MAKLADIDQKQQCYHCGEDCDSHPVEFDNQVFCCEGCKTVYEILQGNDLCEYYDLEQSPGKQQKDAFGDRFAYLDNEEIKAQLLSFSNGRLAKVTFFIPNIHCSSCIWLLENLHKLNPHVRQSVVNFPKKQATLTYSEEDISLRQLVELMARIGYAPEINLASGKKEKQQAFNKSFYIKLGVAGFCFGNIMLLSLPDYLDAGYDIDEEFRSFFGYLNLLLSLPIFFYAGTDYFVSAWKGLKEKYINIDVPISLGIITLFFRSAFEILSDTGTGYMDSLAGLVFFLLIGKWYQHKTYQALSFDRDYESYFPIGVTRILGAKEETVPIKQLQKGDRIRIRNHELIPADAVLLRGEGNIDYSFVTGESEPISRRSGDVLYAGGRQIGTGIEIEITKAVEGSYLTQLWDQDVFKKESSSAISNLAATVGKYFTISILLISLLTAVFWYFTDSSMIVNTVTSVLIVACPCALALSIPFTFGNSLRLLGKNGLFLKNTEAIENLSKINTIVFDKTGTLTDNQQQEITYVGSKLNELQIAKIKAVVGNSAHPLSQALAKHLESKVHSPKLESFEEIPSEGILATVGGVQFKVGSEFFTESEPVSQQGSKVYVSIDRKPKGCFVFSNTYRKGFEEVISKLSGEYNLHLLSGDNDKERKKLSAFFTEKDQLNFNQSPQDKLDYISKLKNRGEKVLMVGDGLNDAGALRNSDVGISISDDVYHFSPACDAILEAGKFHLLDKFISFSGSSVKVVKMSYVLSFLYNIVGLSFAVTGVLTPLVCAILMPLSSVSVVGFVTLVTNVYGKKMKVIS; this comes from the coding sequence TTGGCTAAACTGGCTGATATAGATCAAAAGCAGCAATGCTACCATTGTGGAGAAGATTGCGATTCGCATCCTGTAGAATTCGATAATCAGGTATTCTGCTGCGAGGGTTGCAAAACGGTGTACGAGATTTTGCAAGGGAATGATCTTTGCGAATATTATGACTTGGAGCAGAGCCCTGGAAAGCAGCAAAAAGATGCTTTTGGGGATAGGTTTGCCTACCTCGATAATGAAGAAATAAAGGCACAATTGCTTTCCTTCAGCAATGGGAGATTAGCTAAAGTGACTTTTTTTATTCCCAATATCCATTGCAGCTCCTGCATTTGGCTGCTCGAAAATTTGCATAAACTGAACCCGCACGTACGGCAGTCGGTAGTGAATTTTCCTAAAAAGCAGGCTACGCTGACCTACTCGGAAGAAGATATAAGCCTGCGACAGTTGGTGGAGCTGATGGCTAGGATTGGCTATGCACCTGAAATCAATTTAGCTTCGGGAAAAAAGGAAAAGCAACAGGCTTTCAACAAAAGCTTTTATATAAAATTAGGTGTTGCGGGTTTTTGCTTTGGGAATATCATGCTCCTTAGCTTGCCCGATTACCTCGATGCAGGTTATGACATTGACGAGGAGTTTCGCTCATTTTTTGGTTACCTCAACTTACTTTTGTCCTTACCCATCTTTTTCTATGCTGGCACCGACTATTTTGTTTCTGCTTGGAAAGGCTTAAAAGAGAAATATATCAATATAGATGTGCCCATTTCCTTAGGAATTATCACTCTGTTTTTCCGTAGTGCCTTCGAGATTTTGAGCGATACGGGGACAGGTTATATGGATTCTTTGGCAGGTCTGGTTTTCTTTCTTCTGATAGGGAAATGGTACCAACACAAAACCTACCAAGCCCTCTCTTTTGACCGAGATTATGAATCGTATTTTCCCATAGGCGTTACTCGGATTTTGGGAGCAAAAGAGGAAACAGTACCTATTAAGCAACTCCAAAAAGGCGATAGGATTCGCATAAGAAACCACGAGCTTATTCCTGCCGATGCAGTGTTGCTCAGAGGCGAAGGGAATATCGATTACAGTTTTGTGACGGGAGAGTCGGAGCCTATTTCGAGGAGAAGTGGCGATGTGCTTTATGCTGGGGGAAGGCAAATAGGAACGGGGATAGAGATAGAAATTACCAAAGCTGTGGAGGGAAGTTACCTTACCCAGCTCTGGGATCAGGATGTGTTTAAGAAAGAAAGTTCGTCAGCAATTTCCAATCTTGCCGCTACGGTCGGGAAATATTTTACCATTAGCATTTTACTCATTAGCTTGCTTACGGCGGTTTTTTGGTACTTTACCGATAGCAGCATGATCGTGAACACGGTTACTTCGGTGCTGATTGTTGCTTGCCCGTGTGCCTTGGCGCTCAGTATTCCGTTCACCTTTGGCAATAGTTTGAGGCTGTTGGGAAAAAACGGGCTATTCCTAAAAAATACGGAGGCTATTGAAAATTTATCGAAGATCAATACCATCGTTTTTGATAAAACGGGGACACTAACTGATAATCAGCAGCAAGAAATTACTTATGTGGGTTCGAAATTAAATGAGTTACAAATTGCCAAGATAAAAGCGGTTGTGGGTAATTCGGCTCATCCTTTGAGTCAAGCCTTGGCGAAGCATTTAGAAAGTAAAGTTCACTCACCCAAACTCGAAAGTTTTGAAGAAATTCCTTCCGAGGGGATTTTGGCTACAGTAGGAGGGGTGCAGTTTAAAGTAGGATCAGAGTTTTTCACCGAAAGTGAACCTGTTTCACAGCAAGGTAGCAAAGTATATGTATCGATAGATAGGAAGCCGAAAGGTTGCTTTGTGTTTAGCAATACGTATAGGAAAGGCTTTGAAGAGGTTATAAGCAAACTTTCGGGCGAATATAATTTGCACTTGCTTTCAGGAGATAATGATAAAGAACGGAAAAAACTCTCTGCTTTTTTTACCGAAAAAGACCAATTGAACTTTAACCAATCACCACAAGATAAGCTTGATTACATCAGCAAGTTGAAAAATAGAGGCGAGAAAGTGTTGATGGTAGGAGATGGGCTGAACGATGCTGGGGCTTTGAGAAACAGCGATGTTGGGATTTCCATCAGCGATGATGTTTATCATTTTTCCCCTGCCTGCGATGCCATTTTGGAAGCAGGTAAGTTTCATTTGCTAGATAAGTTTATCAGCTTTTCGGGCAGTAGCGTAAAGGTGGTGAAAATGAGCTATGTGCTCTCTTTTCTCTACAATATAGTTGGGTTGAGCTTTGCGGTAACGGGTGTTCTTACACCGTTGGTTTGCGCTATTCTTATGCCACTAAGTTCGGTTTCGGTAGTTGGTTTTGTAACCTTAGTGACGAATGTATATGGGAAGAAGATGAAGGTTATAAGCTAA
- a CDS encoding DUF2062 domain-containing protein: MLKTSETLNIKGIHRISSNKGIQAIIGFLRQGISPKKLALSVAIGIALGFFPFLGLTTVFSALAAITLRLNMPTIQLVNYLMYPIQIALYIPLISLGDFMFDAAPFPFTLGQIFEQLEKDLFGTINTLWLANLRGILAWLIFSFPVGFSAYHISLFLFKKALPKTNSDTEPPLSTASSLAA; encoded by the coding sequence TTGCTCAAAACTAGTGAAACATTGAACATCAAAGGCATCCATAGGATCAGTTCCAACAAAGGAATCCAAGCAATTATCGGATTCTTGCGACAGGGCATTTCCCCAAAGAAACTTGCTCTTTCGGTCGCAATCGGGATCGCCCTTGGTTTTTTCCCTTTTCTGGGGCTTACTACCGTGTTCAGTGCCTTGGCGGCCATCACCCTCCGTCTCAATATGCCTACCATCCAGTTAGTCAATTACCTCATGTATCCTATCCAAATTGCCCTGTATATTCCGCTCATCAGCCTTGGCGACTTCATGTTCGATGCAGCACCCTTCCCTTTCACGCTAGGGCAAATTTTCGAGCAATTAGAAAAAGACTTATTCGGCACAATCAATACCCTTTGGCTCGCTAACTTGCGTGGAATTTTAGCTTGGCTGATCTTTTCTTTCCCAGTAGGCTTCTCTGCTTACCATATTTCCTTATTCCTTTTCAAGAAAGCACTACCCAAAACAAATTCCGATACCGAACCTCCTCTCAGCACAGCTAGCAGCTTGGCTGCCTAA
- a CDS encoding radical SAM protein encodes MKDILLITPPFTQLNTPYPATAYLKGFLNTKNISSFQLDLGIEVILALFSTKTLPSLFEFAQKNNTISSENAQRIFALRGEYIQTIDEVIAFLQGENQTFARQICSENFLPQASRFAQLEDMEWAFGNMGMQDKAKHLATLYLEDLSDFIIECVDENFGFSRYAERLGRSANSFDELYEYLQGDPTYIDQLTLALLEKSMQEQQPNLACLSVPFPGNLYSAFRCAQFIKKHFPSTQISLGGGFPNTELRSISDPRVFEFFDFITLDDGELPIELLHAFVKKEIGKEELKRTFLLENEEVVYHNSSQKADYKQSEVGTPDYSDLPLDRYISVIEIANPMHSLWSDGRWLKLTMAHGCYWGKCTFCDVSLDYIRLYEPIAAGILADRVEELIEQTGERGFHFVDEAAPPALMRAFALEIIRRKLTITWWTNIRFEKNFSADLCRLLKTSGCIAVSGGLEVASDRLLALIKKGVTVEQVAQVTRNFTKAGIMAHAYLMYGYPTQTEQETVDSLEMVRQMFELGILQSGFWHQFALTAHSPVGISPSDFGIIPQEKEISFANNDVEFEDSTGIDHGKFSFGLKKSLFNYMHEVCFEFPLQEWFDFRIPKTTVEKDFIVNSLESEEDFLLKPNAKIAWLGGKPVVQEFTKTKRGNSWQVLQLDFHSKTDSFNISVEKEKGEWLLEMLEKTSVAGGTLLTFETLKNSFEAALEEDFEPFWYSKPIYTLREAGLLVL; translated from the coding sequence TTGAAAGATATTCTCCTTATTACGCCTCCCTTCACGCAACTCAACACCCCCTACCCTGCTACGGCGTATTTGAAAGGCTTTTTGAACACGAAAAATATCAGCTCCTTCCAGCTTGACTTGGGAATTGAGGTGATTTTGGCACTTTTTTCTACGAAAACCCTGCCCTCTCTTTTTGAATTTGCCCAAAAGAACAATACCATCTCCTCTGAAAATGCCCAACGGATTTTTGCCCTCAGGGGGGAATACATCCAAACCATAGACGAAGTGATTGCTTTTTTGCAAGGGGAAAACCAGACGTTTGCTCGGCAAATTTGCTCCGAAAACTTCTTGCCTCAAGCTTCCCGCTTTGCCCAACTCGAAGACATGGAATGGGCTTTTGGCAACATGGGCATGCAGGACAAGGCAAAGCATCTTGCCACCTTGTACCTAGAAGATCTTTCCGATTTTATCATCGAATGTGTGGACGAGAACTTTGGGTTTAGCCGCTATGCGGAAAGGTTGGGGCGCAGTGCCAATTCCTTCGATGAGCTTTACGAGTACCTGCAAGGCGACCCGACCTACATCGACCAACTTACCTTGGCTCTGCTGGAAAAAAGCATGCAGGAACAACAGCCTAACTTGGCTTGCTTGTCCGTCCCTTTCCCAGGAAACTTATACAGTGCTTTTCGCTGTGCGCAGTTCATTAAAAAGCATTTTCCAAGTACCCAAATTTCCCTTGGCGGAGGTTTCCCCAACACCGAACTGCGTTCCATTTCCGACCCTCGAGTGTTTGAATTTTTCGATTTCATCACCCTCGACGATGGCGAGCTACCCATAGAACTGCTGCATGCTTTTGTGAAAAAAGAAATTGGGAAAGAGGAGCTAAAAAGAACGTTTTTGTTGGAAAATGAAGAAGTCGTTTACCACAATTCTTCCCAAAAAGCAGACTACAAGCAAAGCGAAGTCGGCACGCCCGATTACTCGGATTTGCCGCTCGATCGCTACATTTCGGTGATAGAAATAGCCAACCCTATGCACAGCTTGTGGAGCGATGGGCGATGGCTCAAACTCACCATGGCACACGGCTGCTACTGGGGGAAATGCACTTTTTGCGATGTTTCACTCGATTATATCCGCCTGTACGAACCGATAGCCGCAGGTATTTTGGCAGACCGAGTGGAAGAACTGATAGAACAAACAGGGGAACGGGGCTTCCATTTTGTGGACGAAGCCGCTCCGCCTGCGCTCATGCGGGCTTTTGCCTTGGAAATTATCCGCAGGAAACTGACCATCACTTGGTGGACAAACATCCGCTTCGAAAAAAACTTTTCGGCAGACCTTTGCCGCTTACTCAAAACCTCGGGCTGTATAGCGGTTTCGGGTGGGCTAGAAGTCGCTTCGGACAGGTTGCTTGCGCTGATAAAAAAGGGCGTGACCGTGGAGCAAGTCGCCCAAGTGACCCGCAACTTTACCAAGGCGGGGATTATGGCGCACGCCTACCTCATGTACGGCTACCCCACCCAAACCGAGCAGGAAACGGTAGATAGCCTAGAAATGGTGCGGCAGATGTTCGAGCTCGGCATTTTGCAATCGGGATTTTGGCACCAGTTTGCCCTCACCGCCCACAGCCCTGTGGGCATCAGCCCCTCCGACTTCGGGATTATCCCGCAGGAAAAGGAAATCAGCTTCGCCAACAACGACGTGGAATTTGAGGACTCGACGGGAATAGACCATGGCAAATTCAGCTTTGGACTCAAAAAATCGCTATTCAACTACATGCATGAGGTTTGTTTTGAATTTCCTTTGCAGGAATGGTTTGACTTCCGCATCCCCAAAACCACGGTGGAAAAGGACTTTATTGTAAATAGCCTAGAAAGCGAAGAGGATTTTCTCCTCAAACCAAATGCGAAAATTGCTTGGCTAGGCGGAAAGCCTGTGGTGCAAGAATTCACCAAAACGAAAAGGGGAAACTCGTGGCAAGTTCTCCAGCTCGACTTCCATTCCAAAACCGATTCCTTCAACATTTCGGTGGAAAAGGAAAAAGGCGAATGGTTGCTGGAAATGCTGGAAAAAACAAGCGTTGCAGGAGGGACACTCCTCACTTTTGAAACCCTAAAAAATTCTTTTGAAGCTGCCCTCGAAGAAGATTTCGAACCTTTCTGGTACTCCAAACCGATTTACACGCTGCGGGAAGCGGGGCTTTTGGTGCTTTAG
- the lpxK gene encoding tetraacyldisaccharide 4'-kinase, giving the protein MGQETITTQMFAKILLYPFSLLYHFATWLRNRTYDSGMKNSVSFDLPTISVGNLTVGGTGKTPHIEYLIRLLKPSFKLATLSRGYGRKTKGFVVAEEGISATQLGDEPMQFFQKYGSEVLVTVCEERLYGIPAILMEEPETDIVLLDDAYQHRQVKPGVNILLSDFNRPFYKDLLLPAGRLRESRKGAERADIVIVSKCPTNLLPNDMLAIKKEIRAYISSQIPIYFTCFDYGKPVQLLGAPTETPRKIVLVTGIANTKYLEEYIGKHFEMVEHLRYPDHHTYTAAIIDKIKASVEKAGEYVSVITTEKDATKLANGELGEMLKELPVFALPIEVKFLGGEAEQFAKQVLGKVEALQPEGEE; this is encoded by the coding sequence GTGGGACAAGAAACAATTACTACACAGATGTTTGCCAAAATCCTATTATATCCATTTTCTTTGCTCTATCATTTTGCCACTTGGTTGCGCAACCGCACTTATGACTCTGGTATGAAAAACTCTGTCAGTTTCGATTTGCCTACCATTAGTGTGGGTAACCTCACCGTAGGCGGCACGGGCAAAACTCCGCACATCGAATACCTGATAAGGCTGCTCAAACCAAGCTTCAAGCTGGCTACGCTTAGCCGTGGATACGGTAGGAAAACCAAAGGATTTGTGGTAGCCGAAGAGGGGATTTCGGCAACACAATTGGGCGACGAGCCTATGCAGTTTTTCCAAAAATACGGATCAGAAGTATTGGTAACGGTTTGCGAAGAGCGCCTTTACGGCATCCCTGCCATCCTGATGGAAGAACCCGAAACCGACATCGTTTTGCTGGACGATGCCTACCAACACAGGCAGGTAAAACCTGGAGTGAATATTTTATTGAGTGACTTTAACCGACCATTTTATAAAGACTTGCTGCTACCGGCAGGAAGGTTGAGAGAGAGCAGGAAAGGAGCGGAAAGAGCAGATATAGTGATTGTGAGTAAGTGCCCAACCAATTTGTTGCCCAACGATATGTTGGCGATTAAGAAAGAGATCAGAGCTTATATCAGTTCTCAAATTCCTATTTATTTCACCTGCTTCGATTATGGAAAACCTGTCCAGTTGCTGGGTGCTCCCACCGAAACCCCGAGAAAAATAGTGCTAGTTACAGGCATTGCAAATACAAAATATTTGGAAGAATACATCGGCAAGCACTTCGAAATGGTGGAACACCTTCGCTACCCCGATCACCACACATACACCGCAGCAATTATTGACAAAATAAAAGCTTCGGTGGAAAAAGCGGGCGAATATGTATCCGTCATCACCACCGAAAAAGATGCGACCAAACTGGCAAATGGCGAGCTTGGGGAAATGCTAAAAGAACTACCCGTTTTTGCCCTTCCCATAGAAGTGAAGTTCCTTGGCGGAGAAGCAGAGCAGTTTGCAAAACAGGTATTGGGAAAAGTAGAAGCGTTACAGCCAGAGGGCGAGGAATAG
- a CDS encoding DUF748 domain-containing protein, whose protein sequence is MRKKIAITIGILVFLIASTLFFLSEIARQVTVKNGKEWIGRRVAIDNISLNYWDGSVEVAGFTLFEADDSTNFISFDTLFIDTEPLRFISNEIVVEKLLLKGLNTNIIMYDSTFNFDDLLAFHQKEKAMPKDSTQSEPLKFKLSNLELSEALITARDEAIGKQFEMRNLAFFIPFIGWDQTQASEAGLKFDLKNGGFVQSTLNFNPNKGDFSANIILEKLDLTGYSDFVKKYLAFGDFTGLASLSLNLNGNIKAPEKTLINGKVGFEDFKLKDFNNYEFTKLAKLDVKLKEIDLDKMRFIVDSVTLTQPYLYFEMFDSTNNLQEFVQQMAGKANKTAADRSSNKPAKKNELYYAVNNLYIKEGIIDIIDKRTTDPFNYHLSQISLASDTITSTSNWVEANANMLLNERGKLVAMVGADPTNPMELLLDYTITDFMLSDLNIYSKYYMGFPILYGDMYYKARTEIRSGVLTSENKLVIHNVELGSKSKGLYDLPMKFALFLLKDKDGVITLDVPVRGDLNDPKVRVGKIVWNTFKNLIVKTAAAPVKLLSGFLGTDPKNIKSIEYSYLDTAFTNQKQKQLDLLLDLEQKKPELEIELVYFNDIEKEKEQIAVWEMEKRFAEKKKKDPKKDKEDFEKFVRKQAKSDTLEIMDASLLLIAPEILDSVALDLQTLRSQQLETYLKAQNDSTEIAVHLSKPNAPKNLGSGPIFEVKYGMKEELLESGKREE, encoded by the coding sequence ATGAGAAAAAAAATTGCTATCACTATCGGAATCCTAGTGTTTCTTATTGCGAGCACACTATTTTTCCTCTCCGAAATAGCTCGGCAGGTAACCGTAAAAAATGGCAAGGAATGGATAGGAAGAAGGGTAGCAATCGACAATATTTCCCTCAACTACTGGGATGGCTCGGTAGAAGTGGCAGGTTTTACGCTCTTTGAAGCAGATGATTCTACTAACTTCATCAGCTTCGATACGCTTTTTATTGACACAGAACCGCTTAGATTTATCAGCAATGAAATAGTGGTGGAAAAGCTCTTGCTCAAAGGACTGAATACGAATATCATCATGTACGATTCTACATTCAACTTTGATGACCTGCTGGCTTTTCATCAAAAAGAAAAGGCCATGCCTAAAGATAGTACCCAATCTGAGCCACTCAAGTTCAAACTTTCCAACCTAGAACTGAGCGAAGCCCTCATCACCGCCAGAGATGAAGCGATAGGCAAGCAATTTGAAATGAGAAACCTTGCCTTTTTCATCCCATTTATAGGCTGGGACCAAACCCAAGCGAGTGAAGCAGGACTAAAATTCGATCTTAAAAATGGAGGTTTTGTACAGTCAACCCTTAATTTCAATCCAAATAAAGGAGATTTTTCGGCTAATATCATCCTCGAAAAACTTGACCTAACAGGCTACTCCGACTTTGTAAAGAAATACCTAGCATTTGGGGACTTTACTGGGCTTGCGAGCCTAAGCCTCAACCTCAATGGCAATATCAAAGCTCCTGAAAAAACGCTAATAAACGGAAAAGTAGGGTTTGAGGATTTTAAGCTAAAAGACTTCAATAATTATGAATTTACCAAGCTAGCAAAGCTGGATGTAAAGCTAAAAGAAATTGATTTGGACAAGATGCGCTTCATCGTAGATTCGGTTACACTCACTCAGCCCTACCTCTATTTTGAGATGTTCGATTCTACCAACAATTTGCAAGAATTTGTCCAGCAGATGGCAGGAAAAGCCAATAAAACTGCTGCTGACAGATCCTCTAATAAACCTGCTAAGAAAAATGAGTTGTATTATGCGGTGAACAATCTTTATATAAAAGAAGGCATCATCGATATTATAGACAAAAGAACAACCGACCCTTTTAATTATCATCTTAGCCAAATTTCTCTTGCTAGCGACACTATTACCAGCACATCTAACTGGGTGGAAGCCAATGCAAATATGCTCCTCAATGAGCGGGGGAAATTGGTCGCGATGGTTGGGGCAGACCCGACCAACCCTATGGAACTCCTGCTGGACTACACCATCACCGATTTCATGCTCAGCGACCTCAACATTTACTCCAAATACTACATGGGTTTTCCGATTTTGTATGGAGATATGTACTACAAAGCTCGGACTGAAATCCGTTCGGGAGTCCTTACCAGTGAAAATAAATTGGTGATTCATAATGTTGAACTGGGCAGTAAATCGAAGGGCTTGTACGACCTTCCTATGAAGTTTGCCCTCTTCCTGCTCAAAGATAAGGACGGAGTGATCACCTTAGACGTACCCGTGAGAGGTGACCTGAATGACCCGAAAGTGCGGGTGGGAAAAATAGTTTGGAACACGTTTAAGAACCTGATTGTAAAAACTGCTGCCGCACCTGTAAAACTGCTTTCAGGCTTTTTGGGCACCGACCCTAAAAATATCAAAAGCATTGAGTATTCGTACCTCGATACTGCCTTTACCAATCAAAAACAAAAGCAGTTGGACCTCTTACTCGACCTCGAACAAAAGAAACCTGAGTTGGAAATTGAATTGGTCTATTTCAACGATATAGAAAAAGAAAAAGAGCAAATTGCTGTGTGGGAAATGGAAAAACGCTTTGCCGAAAAGAAAAAGAAAGACCCGAAAAAGGACAAAGAAGATTTTGAAAAATTTGTAAGAAAGCAAGCCAAATCGGATACGCTAGAAATTATGGATGCCAGCCTCCTATTAATAGCTCCTGAAATATTGGACTCCGTAGCCCTCGACCTTCAAACCCTACGCAGCCAGCAGCTAGAAACGTACCTTAAAGCCCAAAATGATTCTACCGAAATAGCCGTGCACCTTTCCAAACCAAACGCACCCAAAAACCTAGGCAGCGGTCCTATTTTTGAGGTGAAATACGGAATGAAAGAAGAGTTGTTAGAAAGTGGAAAAAGGGAGGAGTAG
- the msrP gene encoding protein-methionine-sulfoxide reductase catalytic subunit MsrP — protein sequence MANIIFPKPWEQNGLKPTEESTYNNRRQIIKKLGLASIGVMASPMLLANCTGKKPAGEVAATAQKALQDNNFTFPGMLDLYPAKRNERYKIERPLTEEYDATHYNNFYEFIHPKDSNIYNVYKYVDDFDTRDWSFEVKGMAKNTGKYDLADIMKKIQLEERTYRFRCVERWSMNVPWTGFSLASLIKMLEPDSKAKYIRMRSHSDKNQMPGVKNQPWYPWPYFEGLKIEEAMNELAFMATGLYGKPLPKQNGAPMRLVVPWKYGYKNIKSVVELEFTDKEPETFWHKLQPAEYPFISNVNPEVPHPRWSQAREKSIPDGDWRPTSKYNGYGEFVAKLYE from the coding sequence ATGGCCAACATCATTTTCCCCAAACCTTGGGAACAAAACGGACTGAAACCCACCGAAGAAAGCACCTATAACAACCGCAGGCAAATTATAAAAAAACTAGGCTTAGCGAGCATTGGCGTGATGGCTTCCCCTATGCTCCTTGCCAACTGCACAGGCAAAAAACCAGCTGGCGAGGTTGCGGCAACAGCTCAAAAAGCACTTCAGGACAATAACTTTACCTTCCCCGGCATGCTGGACCTGTACCCTGCAAAACGCAACGAAAGGTACAAAATAGAGCGCCCGCTTACCGAAGAATACGATGCTACGCACTACAACAATTTTTATGAATTCATACACCCTAAGGACTCTAATATTTACAATGTATATAAATATGTAGATGATTTTGATACGAGGGATTGGTCGTTTGAGGTGAAAGGGATGGCGAAAAACACAGGGAAATATGACTTGGCTGACATCATGAAAAAAATCCAACTGGAGGAACGAACCTACCGCTTCCGCTGTGTGGAGCGCTGGTCGATGAATGTCCCTTGGACAGGTTTTTCTTTGGCTTCCCTCATCAAAATGCTAGAGCCAGACAGCAAAGCCAAGTACATCCGGATGAGAAGCCATTCGGACAAAAACCAAATGCCTGGGGTGAAAAACCAACCGTGGTATCCGTGGCCGTATTTTGAAGGATTGAAAATAGAAGAAGCAATGAACGAGTTGGCTTTTATGGCAACAGGCTTATACGGCAAGCCGCTTCCCAAGCAAAATGGTGCGCCTATGCGCTTGGTAGTACCTTGGAAATATGGCTACAAAAACATAAAATCGGTAGTGGAACTGGAGTTTACTGACAAAGAGCCCGAAACCTTTTGGCACAAACTTCAGCCAGCCGAGTATCCATTTATCTCCAATGTGAACCCAGAAGTGCCACACCCTAGGTGGTCGCAGGCAAGGGAAAAATCCATTCCCGACGGCGACTGGCGACCTACTTCCAAATACAACGGCTATGGCGAGTTTGTGGCGAAATTGTATGAGTAG
- a CDS encoding YtxH domain-containing protein has product MNNNSKIFLAALAGAALGVIGGILVAPASGKETIEDLLDRADDLKDELEDIADKSKKQVNDFGDKVAQNISEAIKTASETIAKEKKA; this is encoded by the coding sequence ATGAACAATAACTCAAAGATATTTTTAGCTGCACTAGCAGGAGCTGCCTTGGGCGTGATAGGCGGAATCTTAGTTGCACCGGCAAGTGGCAAAGAAACCATAGAAGACCTACTAGATAGAGCAGATGATCTGAAAGACGAATTGGAAGACATTGCTGACAAAAGTAAAAAACAAGTGAACGACTTTGGAGACAAAGTTGCCCAAAACATCTCTGAAGCAATCAAAACTGCCAGCGAAACCATCGCTAAAGAGAAAAAAGCATAA
- the hemH gene encoding ferrochelatase, which produces MKNGKTGVLLINLGTPDSPSTNDVRSYLFQFLNDPRVIDIAPLARALLVNLIIVPFRAPKSAKIYQELWTEEGSPLLIYTKSVAEKLQGELGDEFHVDYAMRYKKPSMEVVLGEMKKMNLKKIILLPLFPHYASSSTGSALQKAMEIISKWWVIPEISTVSQYFNHEGYINAFVERGKQYPHEEYDHVLFSYHGLPERQLDKVYEDGLCSDRDCEHEVNDENHFCYKATCYETTRLLAQRLGIPPEKYSVAFQSRLGSDPWVQPFSDKVVEEKAKTGAKKMLVFSPAFTADCLETVIEIGEEYKEIFEEHGGEKLQLVESLNDHPLWVQALKDLVMEKARPDEKRLNSTEFGK; this is translated from the coding sequence ATGAAAAACGGGAAAACGGGAGTATTGCTTATCAATTTGGGGACACCTGACAGTCCTTCCACCAACGATGTAAGAAGTTATCTTTTTCAATTTTTGAATGATCCAAGGGTGATCGATATCGCTCCACTGGCGAGGGCTTTGCTGGTCAACCTCATTATCGTTCCTTTTAGAGCGCCAAAATCGGCTAAGATTTACCAAGAACTCTGGACAGAGGAAGGATCTCCTTTGTTGATTTACACAAAATCGGTAGCGGAAAAGCTTCAGGGAGAGTTGGGTGATGAATTCCATGTAGATTATGCCATGCGTTATAAAAAACCCTCGATGGAAGTGGTGCTGGGTGAGATGAAAAAGATGAACTTGAAGAAGATTATTTTGCTACCACTTTTCCCCCATTATGCTTCTTCGAGCACAGGTTCGGCATTGCAAAAGGCGATGGAAATCATCAGTAAATGGTGGGTAATCCCTGAAATAAGCACGGTAAGCCAGTATTTCAACCATGAGGGCTACATCAATGCGTTTGTAGAACGTGGAAAGCAATACCCGCACGAGGAATATGACCATGTGTTGTTTAGTTATCATGGATTACCTGAGCGCCAGCTAGATAAGGTGTATGAGGATGGACTTTGCTCGGACAGGGATTGTGAGCATGAGGTGAACGACGAGAACCATTTCTGCTACAAAGCGACTTGTTATGAAACTACTCGTTTGCTTGCCCAGCGTTTGGGTATTCCACCTGAAAAATATTCAGTAGCGTTCCAGTCCCGCTTGGGTAGCGACCCTTGGGTTCAGCCTTTTTCAGATAAGGTAGTGGAGGAAAAAGCAAAAACAGGCGCGAAGAAAATGTTAGTCTTTAGCCCAGCCTTTACCGCAGATTGCCTAGAAACGGTGATTGAAATTGGGGAGGAATACAAAGAAATTTTTGAAGAGCACGGCGGAGAGAAATTGCAGTTGGTAGAAAGTCTCAACGATCACCCATTATGGGTGCAAGCGCTTAAAGACTTGGTGATGGAAAAAGCTCGCCCCGATGAGAAACGATTGAATTCGACGGAGTTTGGAAAGTAA